Genomic window (Pirellulales bacterium):
TCGCGGAAACGATGATTCTCTCCCAGCAGACCATAAGGAAATGTATTTTCGAACCTACCAACAGTTACATAAAAACGCACCGGGAGCTGTGGCGATGTCAGATACTGGCGCGTTAGCCAACCGGGCTCCTCATTTGGGTCCAGGGTTCCTTCGAACATGCCCGGCGCCCAAGGATAAGAGCCCGATAACGACAGCACGTTGCCGAACACTTCGGGGTGCCTGTATCCAGAATAAGATGCCATCAGCCCACCAAGACTGATGCCGCCGACAACAGTTTGGCTCGCTTCGGGCGTTACGTGATTATTCTTCCGCACCCACGGCACCAATTCTTTAGCGGTAAAATCTGCAAACGCCTCGGAGCAGTTCAGTTCTGTGTTTCGATCCGCGGTTTGAGTTATGAACACAGTCACTAGCGGCGGAATCGTTTTCGCTACAATTAAGTTATCAAGAATTGTAGGCACCGGAATCTGATCGCGGTTCGTAAAGGCATAACCGTCGAACAGAACCAAGAGGCCATAAGGCGCGCTTTTGGAATCGTAGGTCGGCGGCGTATAGATTAGGACTTGTCGATCCTGATTCAGAACTTCGCTCGTGATCGTATGCTCGCTGAGCGGAGCAACCCCATGTTTGGTTTGCTCTGCGTCCGACACGGGCTCCAACCAAGGCTGCGGGAAGGCTTCAGGAAGATCCACACGCGTACCATTTGCAGAAACTAATTTCGGATTCAATGGATCAGGCCGGAGCGGGTGTTCTTTGAAGTATTTGTCTTCCGCAACCGGACTCATAGGGAGAAGCAGATCATCGGGAGTGTCGACAATGAATCGATAGATAAAACGGGCATCGTTCGAAACACGGTCAGTGCGATACCAAAGAGAAGTGTTAGCCAAGCGGATCATCTTGGCGCCGAATTCGCCCGTTGCAGGTCCACCCAATACGGCGATATTGCGAGTTTCGTCATTGCCTTCCCATAAGAAACTGACCCACGATGAGTGCGGGTCGTCGTCAGTCTGCTCGATCAGTGGGCCCTTCCCCTGCAACTCTTTTATAAATCGATCGACCACCGCTCGATTACCGCTCGCGTCGTTCGCTGTAAGTTGCTTGACCAGCGCAGCGAGGCGTGGGCTGACAAATCGCTCAATTTCGTTTTCCTTCGGAGTGGAACGGTTAAACGCGGCGCGCAAGAACACCGCCCCGATTAATAGAAGAC
Coding sequences:
- a CDS encoding alpha/beta hydrolase-fold protein, giving the protein MIKVICFAKSTVATCSLLLIGAVFLRAAFNRSTPKENEIERFVSPRLAALVKQLTANDASGNRAVVDRFIKELQGKGPLIEQTDDDPHSSWVSFLWEGNDETRNIAVLGGPATGEFGAKMIRLANTSLWYRTDRVSNDARFIYRFIVDTPDDLLLPMSPVAEDKYFKEHPLRPDPLNPKLVSANGTRVDLPEAFPQPWLEPVSDAEQTKHGVAPLSEHTITSEVLNQDRQVLIYTPPTYDSKSAPYGLLVLFDGYAFTNRDQIPVPTILDNLIVAKTIPPLVTVFITQTADRNTELNCSEAFADFTAKELVPWVRKNNHVTPEASQTVVGGISLGGLMASYSGYRHPEVFGNVLSLSGSYPWAPGMFEGTLDPNEEPGWLTRQYLTSPQLPVRFYVTVGRFENTFPYGLLGENHRFRDVLQAKGYVVKYSEFTGGHNPISWRGPFVDGLIWLTNNQIRN